The sequence GTTCGATTTTGCTGTAATCGATTTTCGGAACTTCGTTTGAGAAGAATGCTTTTAGTTTTGCTGCTAATTCAGGATTTGCAGCTTCCCATTTTTCTTGCTCAGCTTTTTTCGCTGCTGCAGCTTCAATTAACGCTGCTTTGCGTTTTTCGTAGTATTCTTTTACATCATCGAAAATTACGAATGGGTTTTCAGGATCTCCACCCAAATTCTCGATTGTTTTTGCGAATGATGCACCTGCGCCAGATAATGGCTGACCGTGAGTAGAACACTGACGTTCGAAATTAGCACCATCTTCAGTAATGGCACCTTTACCCATAATTGTTTTTCCGATAATCAGGGTAGGTTTTTCTGTTTCGGTTTGTGCATCTTTTAATGCTTTGCGAATTGCCTCAGCATCGTTACCTGCGATTGTTACAACGTTCCAACCCCAGGCTTTATATTTCATTTCAGTATCTTCAGTTGTTACCTCGTCGGTTTCTGTAGATAACTGAATATCGTTTGAATCGTAGAACATGATCAGGTTACTCAATCCCAGGTGACCTGCAATACGACCGGCACCCTGTGAGATTTCTTCCTGGATTCCACCGTCTGAGATGAAAGCATAAGTTTTATGCGCCATCCACTCGCCAAAACGAGCTACTAAAAAGCGCTCGGCAATAGCTGCACCAACTGCCATAACGTGTCCCTGACCAAGAGGACCTGAGGTGTTTTCAACACCACGCTCAACATCCACTTCTGGGTGACCTGGTGTTACGCTTCCCCACTGACGGAAATTAGCAACGTCTTCCATGCTGTAAAATCCTGCCAATGATAAAATTCCATAAAGCATTGGAGACATGTGACCCGGATCAAGGAAAAAGCGATCGCGGTTTGCCCATGTCATGTCTGATGGATCGTAATTCAGGAATTCAGAATAAAGAATGTTGACAAAATCTGCTCCCCCCATTGCTCCTCCGGGGTGGCCTGATTTTGCTTTTTCAACCATAGCTGCAGCCAGAATTCGAACATTATCAGCTGCTTTAACTTCAATACTTTTGCTCATTTTTGTAATTTTAATTCAATTTACTTAGGCAGGACAGGAGTGCCAAAAATAGTAAAAAAGAAAGACTTAGTAAGGGAGCTAACCTGTTATTAATGATAATTTAGCACTAAATCGTATACCGGTATAAACCAACAAAAAAGGAGAATAAGATTTAAAATCTTATTCTCCTTTTATTATTGTTTTTATGTAAAAACTCTCTTTTTATCAGGCATTAATGATGCGAACCATAAATATTCCATCAATAGCCATAAGTTTATCTTTTACACTTTCGTCAATCTTATCTGTGTCAACATCGATAATGTTGTAAGCAATATCATCGCGTTTTTTATTTAGCATGTTGTCAATGTTCAAATGTTCGGCGGCCAGTACTGTTGATATCTGGCTTACCATATTTGGTACATTGCGGTTGCCAATCAAAATGCGGCTTCCTCCGTTTCTTTCCAGTTCTGCTGCAGGGAAATTCACAGAGTTTTTGATATTTCCGTTTTCAAGATAATCGCGCATTTGTTCAACAGCCATAATCGCACAGTTGGTTTCCGATTCTTTTGTAGAAGCACCCAGGTGAGGAATAGAAATTACATTATCCATCTTCAGGCATTCTTCGTCAGGGAAATCGGTAATATACTTTGCTACTTTTCCTGAAGCAATTGCATCTTTCAAATCCGCATGATCTACCAAACCACCACGGGCAAAGTTCAGTATTTTTACGCCATCTTTCATCATGGCAAATTTGTCTTTATTGATGTAGCCTTTTGTATCAGGAAGCAGTGGAATGTTAATTGTAATAAAATCGGCTTGCTGCAACAATACCTGAATTCCTTCAACAACCTGCACTTCGCGACTAAGTTTCAGTGCGTGTTTTACCGACATGTACGGATCGTATCCGATTACATTCATGCGTAATGCCGATGCAGCATTTGCTGCCAGAACGCCAATGGCACCAAGTCCGATAACGGCCAGCGTTTTTCCTTTAATTTCTTCTCCGGCAAAGTTCTTTTTGCCTTGCTCAACTAATGAACCAACTTTATCGCCCTCGCCAATTAAAGTTTTTGCCCAGTTTGCGGCGCCAATGTAATCGCGCGAAGCCATTAACATTCCTGCAATAACAGCTTCTTTTACACCATTTGCATTTGCTCCGGGTGTGTTAAATACCACAATTCCCTTTTCGGTACATTTATCGATAGGGATATTGTTTACTCCCGCTCCGGCTCTGGCAACAGCTTTTAGCGTCGATGGTAATTCCATTTCGTGCATTTTAAAACTGCGCAAAACGATTGCATCCGGATTTGGAAGCTCGCTTGCGATCTCATAATTGTCAAGCGGAAAAAGTTTTAGACCATCTGGGTCTATCTTATTCAGAGTTTGAATTTTAAACATGAAGCTTTTTTTTAAGTAATAATCTCTGTAGCTGAAAAGATAACCAAGATCGCATGAAATTGGATATCATTTGTTTTAGTGACAAATATCAGGAATATATCTATAAATCATAAGCTGTTTGCAGGATTAGTTTTCAATATGAAATTAACATTAATGGAAAAGGAGAGAAAAAGACAAAAAAAAGCCAGACTCTCCAGTCTGGCTCATCAACCTTCAACTACTAACCGATTTTATAACCCAAAAAATTATGAAACAATAGTTATGAACTATGTTGTCTTAGATTTATGACACAAAAAAAGGAATAGACTGCCTCTCAGTCTGTAATTTAGGTCACAAAAGGCCGGAAAAATCAATAAAATTTCTGGAAAGCGAAACTTTTCCTTCTTTTTCAAGCTTTTTCAAGAGGCGCGAAATCACTTCGCGTGAAGAATTTAGTTGAAGAGCCAAATCCTGGTGTGTGCCGGAAAAGGTTTTTACGCCCGATTTTTTATGCCGATCTAAAAAATATTTAACCAGTCGTTCGTCGAGCTTTAAAAATGCCACGGCATCGAGTGTATTTATTAATTCCCGAAACCTGTTCTGAAAAGTTTGCATGACGTATTGTTTCCACAACGGATATTTTGAAGTCCAGGTGTCGAGCATTTCCACGGGAATAAGTAAAACCTCGGTTTCAATTTCGGCAACCGCATTCACTTCGCTTATTTGTCGTGCCATACAACAGGTTAACGACATGGCGCAAACCTCGTCGGCCTGAAGGTAATAAAGCAATAGTTCGTTACCTGCTTCGCTGGTTCGCGAAACCCGAATCAAACCTTTTAGCACCATTGGAAAGCTCGAGATAAACTGGCCTTCGCGAATTAACGTTTCGTGTTGTGCAAACTTTTTTCTTACGGCAACCTGCAGAATTTCTTCCTGCAATTCAGGTTCAAGAAAATTGTATCGTGTATAAAAATCTTCCATGTTAGTAGTTCAATTTCAGCAAATTTAATGTTGTGTCTCATATCTGCAAAAAAAATCAAAGAAATACGGTAACTGTGTAAAATTATCTAATTGAAATGGTTATGTAATTTCATTGAAGCAAAAGGGTAGAAACAAAAAAAGATTCCAAATAAATAAGGAATCTTCTTTCAAATATCGTTTTCAAAATCTACTATTCAAACATATCTTTCATTTTCTGAAAGAATGACCTCTCAGAATCTGATGGTCCGCCCTGGAAACCCGGTGAGTTCTGAAGTTTCTCGAGTGCTCGTTTTTCTTCGTTGCTCAGTTTTTTTGGTATCCATACATGAACACGTACCAACAAATCGCCGCGGCCATATCCGTTTACATCCGGTACGCCTTTTCCTCTCAGGCGCAGAATTTTTTCGGGCTGTGTACCTGCGTCGATTTTTACCTTCACCTTTCCGTCAACGGTTGGAATTTCGGCAGTGGTTCCGAGTGTAATATCAGGGAACGATAAGAACAGGTTGTATATCAGGTTATTTCCGTCACGAACCAATTCCTGGTTGTCTTCTTCGGTGATAACAACAAGCAGATCGCCATTTATTCCGCCACGTCGGCCAGTGTTTCCTTTTCCCGAAACATTAAGTTGCATTCCTTCGCCAACACCTGCCGGAATTTTAATATTGATAATTTCTTCCTCGCGCACTACTCCCTCTCCTGCACAGTGGTTACACTTATCGGTGATCATTTTTCCTTCACCCTGACAAGTTGGACAAGCCGAAGTTGTTTGCATTTGTCCCAGCAAAGTATTCTGAACACGTGTTACCTGGCCTGCACCACCACATGTTCCACATGTAGAGTACGACGAACCGTTTTTGGCTCCGGTTCCGCTACAATGCTGACAGGCAACGTATTTTTTCACCTTAATTTTTTTCTCAACACCGTTAACAATTTCTTTCAGATTGAGCTTTACTTTTACGCGTAAATCCGAACCACGGCTAACCCGGCGGCCGCCTCTGCTGCGACCTCCGCCACCGCTAAAGCCTCCGAAACCGCCAAAATGTCCGCCAAAAATATCGCCAAAAGCCGAGAAGATATCTTCGATGTCGGAAAAACCTCCGCCACTAAAACCTCCGCCTCCGGCAGCACCGCTCATGCCGGCATGACCAAACTGATCGTATCGTTGTTTTTTCTCGGGATTACTAAGTACTTCGTATGCTTCAGCTGCCTCTTTAAATTTTTCTTCCGCTTCTTTATCGTCCGGGTTTTTATCCGGGTGATATTTAATTGCCTTTTTACGGTATGCTTTTTTTATTTCCTCGGCAGATGCACTTTTGCCAACTTCCAATACTTCGTAATAATCTCTTTTTGCCATTGTTTTTCCTTTGAATAATTATTCTCCGATTACTACTTTGGCAAACCGGATTACCTTTTCGTTTAAGCAATAACCTTTCTGAACAACGTCAACCACTTTGCCTTTCAACTCCTCGCTTGGTGCAGGAATTTTTGTTATGGCCTCGTGCAGATCAACATCAAAAGCTTCATTCTGAGCCTCTATCTCTTTTACGTTATTCTGTTTTAGAAATTCCTGAAACTTCTTGTATATCAATTCTGTTCCGTGTTTTCCCGGGTCTTCGTCCGACAGGTCTTTCATCGAGTCAATTGCACGCTCAAAGTCATCGATAACCGGCAGTATGTTAATAAGAACGGTTTCTCCCCCCGCTTTTATCAAGTCTGCCTTTTCTTTCATTGTTCTTCTTCTGAAGTTATCAAATTCGGCCTGCAAGCGTAAGTGTTTGTCCTGAACTTCCTGAAGCTTTTGTCCAAGTTCTTCCAGCTGTTCTTCCTTTTTATCTTTTTTCGATTTTTTCTTTTTACCCTTTTTGTCCTCAACTTCTTGCTCCTGCTTATTCGCAGTTTCTTCTGCATCCTGGGCTTTATCTTTTACTTCTTCTGTTTCCTGATTTACTTTTTCTTCTGCCATTTTACCTTAATTTTCAGTTTAAATAATTAACTGCTAGCTCTTTTTGTGCTACGCTGACATAGCAAAAATTTTGCCATGCAAATATAAACGACAAATTGGCACCCGAAATCAATTTCGAGTGCCAATTTGAACGATTTATACTATTTTTAAACTAGTGTATTAAAGCTCTTCTCTGAGATTTTTCTGCAACGCAGCGTCGAGTGCCGGGCCGCGTAACTTTTTAGCAATAATAATTCCGTTTTCATCAATAAGATAATTGTCGGGAATACCACGAACCTGGTAGATCATACGGAATTTTGAGTTCCATTTCTGGAAATCGCAAATGTGATTTGGCCATTCTAAACCGTCTTGTTCAATGGCTGCTTTCCATCTGTCGGCCGAATCGTCGAGCGACACTCCAAAAACCGTAAAACCTTTGCCATTGGTAAATTTGACATCTTTATATTTTTTGTAGTTAGCAACAACATTTGGATTCTCGCGGCGGCAGGGGCCACACCAGGCTGCCCAAAAATCGATTAATACAACTTTGCCTTGTAAATCTGATAATTTGATAGTTTCACCATTCGGACCTTTACCAATAAGTTCAGGTGCTTTGTTGCCGATATTCAGACCGAGTTCCTGAGCATTAATAAAAGTTGTGCCCATAAAAATGATCGTTGCCAGTAAAATAAATTTTTTCATCTTTTTTGCGTATTGTTATTTCTAAAAAGTTCAAATATAGAATTTTATGTAGTAACACAAAGCTCGAAATAATGTTTTAACATCGCGTTTACAATCTTGATATGCGAGCTCCGAGCGCATTCAAACGGCCATCAATATTTTCGTAACCACGGTCGATTTGCTCGATGTTGTTAATTGTACTCGTTCCTTTTGCCGACATAGCCGCAATTAACAGTGCAATACCTGCACGAATATCGGGCGATACCATTTTTGTGGCGCGTAATGCATGTTTTCTATCCAATCCGATAACTGTTGCACGGTGCGGGTCGCAAAGAATAATTTGCGCTCCCATATCAATAAGCTTATCGACAAAGAATAAACGGCTTTCAAACATTTTCTGATGGATAAGAACACTTCCTTTCGCTTGTGTAGCAACAACCAGGAAAACACTTAATAAATCGGGCGTGAGTCCCGGCCAAGGTGCATCGGCGATGGTCATTATTGAGCCGTCGATATATGAGTCGATTTCGTAATGTTCGGTATCTTTTACGAGTAGGTCGTCGCCGGCCTGTTCCACAACTATTCCAAGTCTTCTGAACGACTCCGGAATAATGCCAAGATGTTCAATGCCCACATTTTTAATGGTGATTTCCGAAGCTGTCATCGCGGCTAAACCAATAAAACTGCCCACTTCAATCATGTCTGGCAGAATCCGGTGTTTGCATCCTTTTAGTGAAGAAACACCTTCAATACGGAGCAGGTTTGAGCCGATGCCTTCAATTTTTGCTCCCATAGCCACCAGCATTTTACAAAGTTGTTGCAGGTAGGGTTCGCAGGCCGCGTTGTAGATGGTTGTGGTACCTTCTGCCAAAACGGCGGCCATTACAATATTGGCGGTTCCGGTAACCGAAGCCTCATCGAGTAGCATATAGGCACCGCTAAGTTTTTCCGCAGATACGGAAAACCACTTATTTTCACGATCGAACTCAAAACGGGCACCGAGTTTTTGTAAGCCGATAAAGTGTGTATCAACCCTGCGCCGACCAATTTTATCGCCACCGGGCTGAGGAATGAATCCTTGTCCGAATCGCGCAAGCAGCGGGCCGATAATCATTATTGAACCGCGTAAAACAGCAGCTTGTTCAACGTATGCCGGACTTTTTAGATAATTTGTATCCACCTGCGAGGCATCGAAACTGAAGTGGCCTTTCTTTAGTCGCTCAACTTTAACCCCAAGTCCCTTTAAGATTTCAATAAGTTTGAGTACATCGCGAATCTCAGGAATATTTTCTACAGTGGTTTTTTGTGCGGTTAACAAAGTGGCACAAATAATCTGGAGCGCCTCATTTTTAGCTCCCTGCGGCTCGAGTTCTCCTTTTAATTTATAACCACCTTCAATTTTGAAAGTTGACATGGGGAAACAGTTATTGCGTATTACCTATTTTTTCTTTTTCGATTTTGGCTTTTTCTTCGTACCAATTAGTGTCTTGGCATCGGCAAGCTGAAGGTCTTCTTTAACCTTTAATTTACCACGTGACATTTCTTCCAGATCGTTAAAAATCATTTCATCCTCAACCGCATCTTTATTCCACGCCAGGTACGATTTTTTCATGTGGTTAGCCAGTTGCTCGATAATGATTTCACGCTCTTCGCCTTCAAAGTTGTCAGCTTCTTTTATTAAAAGCTCCATCGTACGTCCGTAGTGTTTGTATTTAATACGATGCTGATCGTAAGGTACATTATTAGGGCGTTCATGGAGAGACTCAGGAGAAGGGGGATCATACGGATAGTCAATGTCTAATTGAAAATCGGACATTATTGCAAGGTGATCCCAAAGTTTATGCTTAAAATCCTGAACATCGCGTAAATGAGGAAACAGGTTACCCATCACATCGATTACCGTTTGCGCCGATTTGTTTCGTTTGTCACGGTCTTCAATGGTTAACAGGTAGTCGACCATATTTTGTATATTTCTTCCATATTCAGGAAGGGCCATTTTTTTTCTCTTGGTATTATAATCCATCTGTAAATGTTTATTGCTAATAATCTAATCTTCAAGTAAATTGGATTTATTCGCGAAATGATGTTGCAAAACTAATCATTTCCACATAAATCACGAAGTTTTATTTTTTAGTTCGTTGTTATTCTGTAATCGATACTCGATTCTGGATACTTGATCCTGGATTCGGGAAACTCGAAACTCTCGGCTCGTTTCTGTAACTTTAATTGTTTATCCTTTTATTTTCAGCTTGGCAAATTTCAAAAGTAATTGCTTCTGAGTACCGGTTTTAAAGAACACCGTTGCTTTTATGTTGGGTGCAATGCCTTCAATATTAATTACTTTGCCTTCGCCAAAACGTTGGTGTTCTACCACCATGCCAACCTGTATACTTCCGGGGTCGTCTCCCTGGAAAGTGTTTTGCGCTCTGCTGCTTTCCTTTAATGAAACGAGTTTTTTGTTAAAAAAGTTTTGCGACTCGGGTGTTTTAAATGATCCCGGTGGCTGGCGGCGTACCGGATTTTTGTGATAACGTTCGGGCTGAATATCGTCGTTGCTCTGTGCCCGGCGCGTTGGTGAAGACTGAGCGGCAACTCCCGAAGTGTCGAGAAATTGCTCGTCAATTTCTTCCAGAAATCGGCTGGGGGTACAAAAATCGAGATTTCCCCATCGGTAACGTTGGTTGGCATACGAAAACCAGGCGTTCTCTTCGGCCCGGGTGAGCGCCACATAAAACAGGCGGCGTTCTTCCTCCAGCGTTTCCGGTTTGTTATCGCCGTTTTGGTTCGATGGAAAAAGGTTTTCTTCCATCCCCACTACAAACACATTTTTGAATTCAAGTCCTTTTGAAGAGTGCACTGTCATAAGTGTTACTTTGTCCCGGTCTTCCTCTTTTTCATTGTCCTGATCGGTAAGTAAGGCTACATCTTCCAGGTAGTTTTCCAGTTTCTCAGGTTCGCCGGTTTCCTTGGCATTAATACTGAACTCCTGAATACCATTCAGCAATTCCTGCAGGTTTTCATGTCGGCTTAATCCTTCCGGAGACTTGTCGGTGTACAATTCTTTTAAAATACCGGTTTGCTCGGCAATGGTTTTTGCCGTGTCAAAAGCATCATTGTCTTGCGATAATTGAATAAACCGCTCAATTAAACCCGTAAAATTCAGGATTTTACCAACCGTGCCTTTGTTTAAATTGGCATGATTTATTGTTGGCAAATCAGTAACAATCTTCCAAACCGATGTTTCGTTATTAATAGCCGCAGCCTCCAGTTTCGCCAGGGTAGTAGCACCAATTCCACGTGCCGGATAATTGATGATGCGTTTTAAAGCCTCGTTATCCGCCGGGTTAATTGTCATTCGGAAATAGGAGAGTAGGTCTTTAATTTCTTTGCGTTGATAGAAACTTAAGCCACCATAAATTTTATACGGTATATTCCTTTTGCGCAACGATTCCTCAAAAATCCTCGATTGCATATTGGTGCGGTACAAAATGGCGAAGTCTTCGTATTTGTAATGGTCGCGCAACTGCAATTGAGCAATTTCCTGTGCTACCAGAAATCCTTCTTCGTTGTCGGTCAGCGCCGAAATAAGTTTAATGGGTTTTCCGGTGGCATTTTCAGAAAAAACCTTTTTCGGAATTTGCCGTTTGTTTTTGGCAATAATGCTGTTTGCCGCGTTAACAATGGTTTGTGTTGAGCGGTAATTTTGTTCCAGTTTAAATACTTTATGCTCGGGATAATCCGATTTAAAATTCAGAATATTTTCAATCCTCGCTCCACGGAATGAATATATACTTTGCGCATCGTCGCCCACCACGCAAATATTTTTATGTGCCGCTGCCAGTTTTTTTACAATCAGGTATTGCGAGTAGTTGGTGTCCTGGTACTCGTCAACCATTACATAGCCAAAGCGCTCCTGGTATTTCTGCAGTACTTCGGGATGATCGCGAAACAGCAGGTTTGTTTTTAGCAGCAGGTCATCAAAATCCATTGCTCCCGAAAGAAAACAACGCTTGGCATATTCTTTATAAATCTGGGCAATTTGCGGCATGCGCATGCTTTTATCAACGGTGCGTATTTCCGACGAGTTTTCATATACTTTCGGAGTAATGAGGTTATTTTTTGCCATCGAAATACGGCTGGCAACCACTCCCGGTTTGTAAATCTTATCGTCGAGCTGAAAACTTTTAATAATCGTTTTTATCAGGCTTTTACTATCCGCACTATCGTATATTGTAAAGTTCGAAGGGTAACCAATGATTTCGTGCTCGAAGCGCAAAATACGCGCAAAAATACTGTGAAACGTACCCATCCAAAGGTAGCGGGCGGTGTTTTCGCCAACCACGCTGGCAATACGTTCTTTCATTTCGCGGGCTGCCTTGTTGGTAAAAGTCAGCGATAAAATGCTTGACGGTTTGGCACCCTGTTTCAGCAAATTGGCAATACGGTATGTTAATACACGTGTTTTTCCCGATCCGGCTCCTGCAATAACCAACGCCGGTCCTTCGGTGCGAAGAACAGCCTCTCTTTGGGCTTCATTTAAATTTTGAAGATAATCGAACACTATAGCTTTTCTTTTTTGCGATGCAATTATAAAAATATTGATTGAGAAAAATGCTTTAACCTCGATTTTGGTATGGGGCAGTTTTGGTAAAACATTCAGAATTCAATCGTAGTAAAACAACAAGCGGCGAACCAAGTTGTTTTGTCTGCAAAAATAATGATGTAAGGTGGAATCTTTTCCATATCGTTGGTGTTTTATTAACAAATTATTGAAGCCTTCTGTATTTCGGTTGTAGTTCACTATTTTTACCGGCAACACGCAATTAAATGAAATTTATACGTTAATATTGTATCTTAAAGCGCAATAATTTATGAAGCGAAGTCTTTTTATTGTAACTATTCTGGTATTTACTTTTTCAGCACTTCAGGCACAAATAACCTCGCCCGGTGCAGATGCCAGCGATGAAACACAATACCCGGTTTTCCCTGAAACTGATAGTATTTATATTTTTTGCAGCAACGATTCGACAATTGATGTTGCAGCCTTAACAGCCACCACTGAATTGGCGGGAACAAAAAACTGGTTGTGGGAAAAGTATAATAATGAATCTGCTTCGTTTGAGTCCTATTTCGAGGAAAGTACTGATGCCGCTACGTCGGAAATAGATGCTTTGGCCGATGGTTGTTTTCGGATTACAATTACGCAGGGAGCAACTACCGAGGTTCATCGCGCCTGGGTTTTTAATAACTGGATGTATGCCGGTGGCAAAGTTACTGTTTCAGACTGCGAGCATTTTGTAATCGATGGCGAAATGAAATCAGCCGTACTAACTTATTATGATTTAAATACCAATGCGCCTGTTTTTGTAAACAAAGATGTGCAGGTTGAATGGTTGGAAGACGGAGACCGGATTGCTTCGGTTTTAAATTTAACTGTTTACGATCCACCAGCAGAAAATACAAATTATACACTGCGCGTTTATGATAAATTTGGCTGCGATGCACAGTCTGACATAACTTACGAATCGATAGTAACAAAAGCCAGTTTTACTGCAAGCCCGATGAGTGGTGAGGCGCCCTTGGATGTGACGTTTACCAATAACTCTGAAAACGGAACACCGGGTTATTTTGAGTGGTTTTTTTATCGCGATCTGAATGAAATAAAAAAAGATGCGGAAGAGTCGGAAGAACCGGTTGACAGCATCATGTTGGTTGCCTACGATGATGCACCTTTTTATACCTACGAGAATTCGGGAATTTACATGGTTCGCCTGGTATCAAAACACCTTTCGGATACGCTAACCTGCGCTGATACTGCTTATTTGGAGGATTACATAGAAGTTGATACTTCGGATATTGCTATACCCAATGTTTTTACTCCTAACGGCGATGGAGTAAACGACGAATTTGTTGTGGTATTCAAATCACTGCAACGATTAGAAATCAGTATATTTAATCGTTGGGGCCGACGTGTGCATTACTGGGAGAGTGGCGATGTTCGCGGATTTGATGACACCTGGACCGAAACCGTATGGGATGGTCGTATCGGAGGTCGTTATGCCAGTCCCGGTGTTTATTTCTACGATGTGGTGAGCCTTGGCCGCGATGGTAAACGAAAAAAGGAGCATGGCTTCGTTCACTTATTTCGCGAAAAAGATTAAGCCCGCAAACTGAATAGATGCAAAAGTGTATTAATTCTTCTTTAGTACCTTTTATCCTTCTTCGGTTTCCAAATCATCAGCTAAATGAACCACAGGAGGCAGTACATTGTACTCATCGCCAAACTGTGCCAGGAACTCAACACTAAAAGCCCTAAACGTATAGCTTATCGGGAGTAAAATTACTGCCCCGATGTAAGGAATGGCAATAAGTAAAAGGCCTACACAGCAGGTCATTACTGCAAATAGTATTACGGCAATCATTACTCCAATTCCCAGTACGAATATAAAGAGCCCGTAAATAATAAATGGCAACGCTCTTTTACTAAAAAGAATCAGAAACTTGCCCCAACCTCTCAGTATACCAACCTTTTGTTTGTACATTATTTGCACCACAAAGTCTTTTAATAACAGCGATATGAAGCCAAAAACAACCAGGTAGGCCACAAAAAGCAACACCATTTGCGATATGCCTGCAAAAACAACAGCTCGCGAGGCATGTGTTTCGTAGAGGGTTCTTCCGGTAACAAAACTGTATACCAGTATCAAAGCAAAAACGGCAAAAGCAAACCATCCCCAAAAGAATTGAAAGATAAAGAGCGAGTTTCCCTGTTTTCGGAATTCGTGCCATGGTTGGCTAATTTCGGCTTTGTCGTGAATAACATTATGCAAAAACATAAACTTACCACGCGAACTCACCCATATACAAACCGTAATGACCAGGAACAGTATTATAAGCCCTACAATAATGAGGTTGGCCCAAACCGGGTTGTCGAGCAGCCAATCCCATGCAGTTTGCGGGAAACTGAAAAACTCGTCCCAGTTGTTGTTCGAGCCGTTGTTTCCCGAGCTGTTCCCTCTACAGTCGGTTAGTCCGGCAAGCCAGGCAGTAAATCCTACCCGAAACCATTTGTTTAAATCGAAAGGTTGAAATAAGGCTTTTTTCATGCGGTTCCAGCCCGCAGAAAGTGGTTGGCTGTAGCTGATATGCATGGCAGTAGTTTTTTGGTTTTCTGCAAGTTAGCTTATTCGCTAAGATTTACCAAGGCAATAAGAAATTATTCATTGCAAAGTATATAGGCAGTTTTTAAAGAATGGTTCGTAGTTTCCTTCGCTTTATTCTGTTTGTATGCAAATTTTTGTCGCTGTACGTACCCGATTGTTTCTTTGTATTCCTTATATTTGAGGCTCAGGCAAACCTAAAAATTTTATTGAACGTAATTCAACGGATTGTATCTGGTAATACTTACTTTCCTTGTTAATTCTTTACCTTGTAGATAACAAGAGTGGGGATTGTGCGTTACATGAATAGTTTAACCATTTTTAGAACTTGTTAAGGATGCAGGCGATTGAAAATAGCTGGCAGGTAAATCAAAAAATTAATTGTTTTATGAAAAAGATAGTTGCTGTAGTTGTATTGGTTTTGATTGTTTCCGGCACCTATGCAAAAAAGGATATTAATGCCTGGAAGCAGGAGCAAGACTTATCCAGTCAGTATAGTGTGTTTAAGGAGAACCTGAACTTTTGGAACGGGTCTTACTTTCTGAAAGAAGATCAGTTGAATGATTTTTACAACGCACTTACCGATACCATTGGTTTGTTGGAGAATAGCATAGAAGAGCGAAACGCGCAAATAACCAGCCTGAATA comes from uncultured Draconibacterium sp. and encodes:
- a CDS encoding transketolase, with translation MSKSIEVKAADNVRILAAAMVEKAKSGHPGGAMGGADFVNILYSEFLNYDPSDMTWANRDRFFLDPGHMSPMLYGILSLAGFYSMEDVANFRQWGSVTPGHPEVDVERGVENTSGPLGQGHVMAVGAAIAERFLVARFGEWMAHKTYAFISDGGIQEEISQGAGRIAGHLGLSNLIMFYDSNDIQLSTETDEVTTEDTEMKYKAWGWNVVTIAGNDAEAIRKALKDAQTETEKPTLIIGKTIMGKGAITEDGANFERQCSTHGQPLSGAGASFAKTIENLGGDPENPFVIFDDVKEYYEKRKAALIEAAAAKKAEQEKWEAANPELAAKLKAFFSNEVPKIDYSKIEQKAGIATRGASAAVLSVFANEVENMVVSSADLSNSDKTDGFLKNTTSFKKGDFSGQFLQAGVCELTMAAIMNGMALHGGVIPACGTFFVFSDYMKPAARIAALQELPVKYIWTHDAFRVGEDGPTHQPVEQEAQIRLMEKLQNHSHKNSMLVLRPADGNETTVAWKMAMENTDTPTALILSRQGIKNVTTYETAQGATKGAYILQDCEGTPDVILLASGSEVSTLVAGAELLAKEGVKSRIVSVPSEGLFRTQSAEYQKEVLPAGIAKFGLTAGLPVTLEGLVGMDGKVFGLGSFGFSAPAGVLDNKLGYTGENVYNQVKELLA
- a CDS encoding phosphoglycerate dehydrogenase — its product is MFKIQTLNKIDPDGLKLFPLDNYEIASELPNPDAIVLRSFKMHEMELPSTLKAVARAGAGVNNIPIDKCTEKGIVVFNTPGANANGVKEAVIAGMLMASRDYIGAANWAKTLIGEGDKVGSLVEQGKKNFAGEEIKGKTLAVIGLGAIGVLAANAASALRMNVIGYDPYMSVKHALKLSREVQVVEGIQVLLQQADFITINIPLLPDTKGYINKDKFAMMKDGVKILNFARGGLVDHADLKDAIASGKVAKYITDFPDEECLKMDNVISIPHLGASTKESETNCAIMAVEQMRDYLENGNIKNSVNFPAAELERNGGSRILIGNRNVPNMVSQISTVLAAEHLNIDNMLNKKRDDIAYNIIDVDTDKIDESVKDKLMAIDGIFMVRIINA
- a CDS encoding TlpA disulfide reductase family protein codes for the protein MKKFILLATIIFMGTTFINAQELGLNIGNKAPELIGKGPNGETIKLSDLQGKVVLIDFWAAWCGPCRRENPNVVANYKKYKDVKFTNGKGFTVFGVSLDDSADRWKAAIEQDGLEWPNHICDFQKWNSKFRMIYQVRGIPDNYLIDENGIIIAKKLRGPALDAALQKNLREEL
- a CDS encoding nucleotide exchange factor GrpE; amino-acid sequence: MAEEKVNQETEEVKDKAQDAEETANKQEQEVEDKKGKKKKSKKDKKEEQLEELGQKLQEVQDKHLRLQAEFDNFRRRTMKEKADLIKAGGETVLINILPVIDDFERAIDSMKDLSDEDPGKHGTELIYKKFQEFLKQNNVKEIEAQNEAFDVDLHEAITKIPAPSEELKGKVVDVVQKGYCLNEKVIRFAKVVIGE
- a CDS encoding Crp/Fnr family transcriptional regulator, which codes for MEDFYTRYNFLEPELQEEILQVAVRKKFAQHETLIREGQFISSFPMVLKGLIRVSRTSEAGNELLLYYLQADEVCAMSLTCCMARQISEVNAVAEIETEVLLIPVEMLDTWTSKYPLWKQYVMQTFQNRFRELINTLDAVAFLKLDERLVKYFLDRHKKSGVKTFSGTHQDLALQLNSSREVISRLLKKLEKEGKVSLSRNFIDFSGLL
- the dnaJ gene encoding molecular chaperone DnaJ, whose amino-acid sequence is MAKRDYYEVLEVGKSASAEEIKKAYRKKAIKYHPDKNPDDKEAEEKFKEAAEAYEVLSNPEKKQRYDQFGHAGMSGAAGGGGFSGGGFSDIEDIFSAFGDIFGGHFGGFGGFSGGGGRSRGGRRVSRGSDLRVKVKLNLKEIVNGVEKKIKVKKYVACQHCSGTGAKNGSSYSTCGTCGGAGQVTRVQNTLLGQMQTTSACPTCQGEGKMITDKCNHCAGEGVVREEEIINIKIPAGVGEGMQLNVSGKGNTGRRGGINGDLLVVITEEDNQELVRDGNNLIYNLFLSFPDITLGTTAEIPTVDGKVKVKIDAGTQPEKILRLRGKGVPDVNGYGRGDLLVRVHVWIPKKLSNEEKRALEKLQNSPGFQGGPSDSERSFFQKMKDMFE